From the Manis javanica isolate MJ-LG chromosome 13, MJ_LKY, whole genome shotgun sequence genome, one window contains:
- the RLN3 gene encoding relaxin-3, protein MAKLLLLLLAVWVLAGELWLRAEARAAPYGVKLCGREFIRAVIFTCGGSRWRRSDILAQDAMGDTLPDTDPDADSELDEAVASSEWLAQTKSSQSFYGGPPSWQGTQGALRGVRDILAGLSSNCCKWGCSKSEISSLC, encoded by the exons ATGGCCaagctcctgctgctgctgctggctgTGTGGGTGCTCGCTGGGGAGCTGTGGCTGAGGGCTGAGGCCCGGGCAGCCCCCTATGGAGTGAAGCTTTGTGGCCGGGAATTCATTCGAGCAGTCATCTTCACCTGCGGGGGCTCCCGATGGAGACGGTCAGACATTCTGGCCCAAGATGCTATGG GGGACACCTTGCCAGACACAGACCCTGACGCAGACAGTGAGCTGGATGAAGCAGTGGCCTCAAGCGAGTGGCTGGCCCAGACCAAGTCCTCCCAGTCCTTCTATGGGGGTCCACCCAGCTGGCAGGGAACCCAGGGGGCTCTGCGAGGTGTCCGTGACATCCTGGCTGGCCTCTCCAGCAACTGCTGCAAGTGGGGTTGTAGTAAGAGTGAAATCAGCAGCCTCTGCTAG